Proteins from a single region of Streptomyces spectabilis:
- a CDS encoding 4-(cytidine 5'-diphospho)-2-C-methyl-D-erythritol kinase, which produces MSVTVRVPAKVNVQLAVGPARPDGFHDLANVFLAVGLYDEVTAAPADELRVTCAGPDAAQVPLDRTNLAARAALALAERHGRPADVHLHIAKDIPVAGGMAGGSADAAGALLACDALWGTGASRAELLDICAELGSDVPFSLVGGAALGTGRGERLQELAVGGDFHWVFAVADGGLSTPAVYREFDRLTPDAPAPEASPALLEALRTGDAAALAATLSNDLQAAALSLFPALADTLKAGTEAGALAALVSGSGPTTAFLVKDADAAERVAAALRASGTCRTARPATSPAPGAGVL; this is translated from the coding sequence GTGAGCGTCACCGTACGCGTGCCCGCGAAGGTCAACGTGCAGCTGGCCGTGGGCCCCGCCCGGCCCGACGGCTTCCACGACCTCGCCAACGTCTTCCTCGCCGTCGGCCTGTACGACGAGGTGACGGCGGCGCCCGCCGACGAGCTGCGCGTCACCTGCGCGGGCCCGGACGCCGCCCAGGTGCCCCTGGACCGCACCAACCTCGCGGCCCGCGCCGCGCTCGCCCTCGCCGAGCGCCACGGTCGCCCCGCCGACGTACACCTCCACATCGCCAAGGACATCCCGGTCGCCGGCGGCATGGCGGGCGGCAGCGCGGACGCCGCGGGCGCCCTGCTGGCCTGCGACGCCCTCTGGGGCACCGGCGCGTCCCGGGCCGAGCTGCTCGACATCTGCGCCGAGCTCGGCAGCGACGTGCCGTTCAGCCTGGTCGGCGGCGCCGCCCTCGGCACGGGGCGCGGCGAGCGGCTCCAGGAGCTCGCGGTGGGCGGCGACTTCCACTGGGTGTTCGCGGTCGCCGACGGCGGCCTCTCGACGCCCGCGGTGTACCGCGAGTTCGACCGCCTGACCCCCGACGCCCCCGCCCCCGAGGCCTCCCCGGCCCTCCTGGAGGCGCTGCGCACCGGCGACGCCGCGGCTCTCGCGGCCACCCTGTCGAACGACCTCCAGGCCGCCGCGCTCTCCCTCTTCCCGGCGCTCGCCGACACCCTGAAGGCGGGCACCGAGGCGGGCGCCCTCGCGGCCCTGGTCTCCGGCTCGGGCCCGACGACCGCCTTCCTGGTCAAGGACGCGGACGCCGCGGAGCGGGTCGCCGCCGCCCTGCGCGCGTCGGGCACCTGCCGCACGGCCCGCCCCGCGACCTCGCCCGCGCCCGGGGCCGGGGTCCTGTAG
- the rsmA gene encoding 16S rRNA (adenine(1518)-N(6)/adenine(1519)-N(6))-dimethyltransferase RsmA, whose protein sequence is MSSTEHDALLGPADIRELAATLGVRPTKQRGQNFVIDANTVRRIVRTADVGPDDVVVEVGPGLGSLTLALLETAAHVTAVEIDDVLAGALPATVEARLPQRKDAFDLVHSDAMQVRELPGPAPTALVANLPYNVAVPVLLHMLDTFPSIERTLVMVQAEVADRLAAAPGSKVYGVPSVKANWYADVKRAGAIGRNVFWPAPNVDSGLVSLVRRAEPVATTASKREVFAVVDAAFAQRRKTLRAALSGWAGSAAAAEAALVAAGVSPQARGESLTVEEFARIAEHKGAAA, encoded by the coding sequence GTGAGTAGCACCGAGCACGACGCCCTCCTGGGCCCCGCCGACATCCGCGAGCTTGCCGCCACCCTCGGCGTCCGGCCGACCAAGCAGCGCGGCCAGAACTTTGTCATCGACGCGAACACCGTCCGCCGCATCGTCCGCACCGCGGACGTGGGCCCCGACGACGTCGTGGTCGAGGTGGGCCCGGGCCTCGGCTCGCTGACCCTCGCGCTCCTGGAGACCGCCGCGCACGTCACCGCCGTGGAGATCGACGACGTACTCGCCGGGGCCCTCCCGGCGACCGTCGAGGCCCGCCTGCCGCAGCGCAAGGACGCCTTCGACCTCGTCCACAGCGATGCCATGCAGGTGCGCGAGCTGCCAGGACCCGCCCCGACGGCCCTGGTCGCGAACCTCCCGTACAACGTGGCGGTACCGGTCCTGCTGCACATGCTCGACACCTTCCCCAGCATCGAGCGCACGCTCGTGATGGTGCAGGCCGAGGTCGCCGACCGCCTCGCCGCGGCACCGGGCTCGAAGGTGTACGGCGTCCCGTCCGTGAAGGCCAACTGGTACGCGGACGTCAAGCGCGCGGGCGCCATCGGCCGCAACGTCTTCTGGCCCGCGCCGAACGTCGACTCCGGCCTCGTGTCCCTGGTGCGGCGCGCCGAGCCGGTCGCGACCACCGCCTCGAAGCGGGAGGTGTTCGCCGTCGTGGACGCCGCCTTCGCCCAGCGCCGCAAGACGCTGCGCGCCGCCCTCTCCGGGTGGGCGGGCTCCGCCGCCGCGGCCGAGGCCGCCCTGGTCGCCGCGGGCGTGTCCCCGCAGGCGCGCGGCGAGTCCCTGACCGTCGAGGAGTTCGCCCGGATCGCCGAGCACAAGGGGGCCGCGGCGTGA
- a CDS encoding resuscitation-promoting factor, whose translation MSKPQYETYGQPPFAPYEPYGDGGAAVGHGGYQDTYRPAYEMTPGGYGAYGAGGDGGAAGAPGAEYGGYPESPVSPAIPENPEPERVEYAEAADGAAYTPADGAEGAGSGPLLPRQAGGPRSAGRAQARRAARRKRSGERPDGLRRLVPQALVVAFLAGGTSAFVANDKAVQLSVDGRSRTLHTFADDVGELLADEGVDVGTHDIVAPTADTVLASGDEIAVRYGRPVRLTLDGKSRQVWTTARTVDGALRQLGVRAEGAYLSASRGKRIAREGLDLDVRTERTVTVMADGRARTIRTNAATVHEAVEESGVTLRGSDTTSVAPDSFPRDGQTITVMRISGRKEVREEVIPYAVRKTEDASLLRGTEVVVQAGHEGARRVTYALRTVNGVKQKPRRIKSEVVREPQTRIVKVGTKAPPTSVPGADGLDWGALASCESGGRPTAVDPSGTYGGLYQFDTRTWQGLGGSGRPQDASATEQTHRAKKLYVQRGASPWPHCGKRL comes from the coding sequence GTGAGCAAACCGCAGTACGAGACGTATGGGCAGCCGCCGTTCGCGCCCTATGAGCCGTACGGGGACGGCGGGGCCGCCGTGGGGCACGGGGGGTACCAGGACACGTACCGGCCAGCGTACGAGATGACGCCGGGAGGGTACGGCGCGTACGGGGCCGGGGGCGACGGGGGCGCGGCCGGTGCGCCGGGCGCGGAGTACGGCGGATACCCCGAGAGCCCCGTGAGCCCCGCCATCCCCGAAAACCCCGAGCCCGAGCGCGTCGAGTACGCCGAGGCCGCGGACGGCGCGGCGTACACCCCGGCCGACGGGGCCGAGGGCGCCGGCTCCGGGCCCCTGCTGCCCCGGCAGGCGGGCGGGCCCCGGAGCGCCGGGCGGGCCCAGGCGCGCCGCGCCGCGCGGCGCAAGCGGAGCGGCGAGCGCCCCGACGGACTGCGCAGGCTCGTGCCGCAGGCCCTCGTCGTCGCCTTCCTCGCGGGCGGCACCTCCGCCTTCGTCGCCAACGACAAGGCCGTCCAGCTCAGCGTCGACGGCAGGTCCCGCACCCTGCACACCTTCGCCGACGACGTGGGCGAACTGCTCGCCGACGAGGGCGTGGACGTCGGCACCCACGACATCGTGGCGCCCACCGCCGACACCGTGCTCGCCAGCGGCGACGAGATCGCCGTCCGCTACGGCCGCCCCGTGCGGCTCACCCTCGACGGCAAGAGCCGCCAGGTGTGGACCACCGCCCGCACCGTCGACGGCGCGCTGCGCCAGCTCGGCGTGCGCGCCGAGGGCGCCTATCTGTCGGCCTCGCGCGGCAAGCGCATCGCCCGCGAGGGCCTCGACCTCGACGTCCGCACCGAGCGCACCGTGACCGTCATGGCCGACGGCAGGGCCCGCACCATCCGTACGAACGCCGCGACCGTCCACGAGGCCGTCGAGGAGTCCGGCGTCACCCTGCGCGGCTCCGACACCACCTCCGTCGCGCCCGACAGCTTCCCGCGCGACGGGCAGACCATCACGGTCATGCGGATCTCCGGCCGCAAGGAGGTGCGCGAGGAGGTCATCCCGTACGCGGTCCGCAAGACCGAGGACGCCTCGCTCCTGCGCGGCACGGAGGTCGTGGTGCAGGCCGGGCACGAAGGGGCCCGGCGGGTCACGTACGCGCTGCGCACCGTCAACGGCGTGAAGCAGAAGCCGCGGCGGATCAAGAGCGAGGTGGTGCGGGAGCCGCAGACGCGGATCGTGAAGGTCGGCACGAAGGCCCCGCCCACGTCCGTGCCCGGGGCCGACGGGCTCGACTGGGGCGCCCTCGCGTCCTGCGAGTCCGGGGGGCGCCCCACCGCGGTGGATCCCTCCGGCACGTACGGCGGGCTCTACCAGTTCGACACGCGCACCTGGCAGGGGCTCGGCGGCTCGGGCCGCCCCCAGGACGCGTCCGCCACCGAGCAGACCCACCGGGCGAAGAAGCTCTACGTCCAGCGGGGCGCGAGCCCTTGGCCCCACTGCGGCAAACGCCTCTAG
- a CDS encoding TatD family hydrolase — MPADTTPPPAPAPLRVPVADSHTHLDMQSGTVEEALAKAASVGVTTVVQVGCDVAGSRWAAETAAAHAAVHAAVALHPNEAPRIVHGDPDGWSRQGARPGGGEAALDEALAEIDRLAALPHVKGVGETGLDHFRTGPEGMAAQERSFRAHIEIAKRHGKALVIHDREAHDDVLRVLKEEGAPERTVFHCYSGDAAMAEVCAEHGYFMSFAGNVTFKNAGHLREALAVAPPELVLVETDAPFLTPAPYRGRPNAPYLIPVTLRAMAEVKGIDEDAMAAAVSANTARAFDY; from the coding sequence ATGCCCGCCGACACCACCCCGCCCCCGGCCCCCGCCCCGCTCCGCGTCCCGGTCGCCGACTCCCACACCCACCTCGACATGCAGTCGGGGACCGTCGAGGAGGCGCTCGCCAAGGCCGCCTCGGTGGGCGTCACCACGGTGGTCCAGGTCGGCTGCGACGTCGCGGGCTCCCGCTGGGCCGCCGAGACGGCCGCCGCGCACGCCGCCGTCCACGCCGCGGTGGCCCTTCACCCGAACGAGGCGCCGCGCATCGTGCACGGGGATCCCGACGGCTGGTCGCGGCAGGGCGCCAGGCCCGGCGGGGGAGAGGCCGCGCTCGACGAGGCGCTCGCCGAGATCGACCGGCTCGCGGCCCTTCCGCACGTCAAGGGCGTCGGCGAGACCGGCCTCGACCACTTCCGCACCGGGCCCGAGGGCATGGCCGCGCAGGAACGGTCCTTCCGCGCGCACATCGAGATCGCCAAGCGGCACGGCAAGGCCCTGGTCATCCACGACCGCGAGGCCCACGACGACGTGCTGCGCGTCCTCAAGGAGGAGGGCGCCCCCGAGCGCACCGTCTTCCACTGCTACTCCGGCGACGCCGCGATGGCCGAGGTGTGCGCGGAGCACGGCTACTTCATGTCCTTCGCGGGCAACGTGACCTTCAAGAACGCGGGGCACCTGCGCGAGGCCCTCGCCGTGGCCCCGCCGGAGCTCGTCCTCGTCGAGACCGACGCCCCGTTCCTGACCCCCGCGCCCTACCGCGGACGGCCCAACGCCCCGTATCTCATTCCGGTCACGCTGCGCGCGATGGCCGAGGTGAAGGGGATCGACGAGGACGCCATGGCCGCGGCCGTCTCGGCGAACACGGCCCGCGCCTTTGATTACTGA
- the rsmI gene encoding 16S rRNA (cytidine(1402)-2'-O)-methyltransferase, whose protein sequence is MTGSADSSPDGTPGTPPGGTPGGSPDGTGTLVLAGTPIGDTADAPPRLAAELERADVVAAEDTRRLKRLAQALGVTVGGRVVSYFEGNESARTPELADALEGGARVLLVTDAGMPSVSDPGYRLVAAAVERGIRVTAVPGPSAVLTALALSGLPVDRFCFEGFLPRKAGERLARLREAAEERRTLVYFEAPHRLADALAAMAEAFGPERRAAVCRELTKTYEEVRRGPLKELAAWAAEGVRGEITVVVTGAPERSGDELDDDELVRRVRVREEAGERRKEAIAAVAADAGLQKRRVFDAVVAAKHAPQA, encoded by the coding sequence GTGACAGGAAGCGCAGACTCAAGCCCCGACGGCACGCCCGGCACTCCTCCCGGCGGCACGCCCGGCGGCTCCCCCGACGGCACCGGCACGCTCGTCCTCGCGGGCACCCCCATCGGCGACACCGCGGACGCCCCGCCCCGGCTCGCCGCCGAACTGGAGCGCGCCGACGTCGTGGCGGCCGAGGACACCCGCAGGCTCAAGCGGCTCGCACAGGCGCTCGGCGTCACCGTGGGCGGGCGCGTCGTGTCGTACTTCGAGGGCAACGAGTCGGCGCGCACGCCCGAGCTCGCCGACGCGCTCGAAGGCGGCGCGCGGGTGCTGCTCGTCACCGACGCGGGCATGCCGTCGGTCTCCGACCCCGGCTACCGCCTGGTCGCGGCCGCCGTCGAGCGGGGCATCCGGGTCACCGCGGTGCCCGGCCCCTCCGCCGTCCTGACCGCGCTCGCGCTCTCCGGCCTTCCCGTGGACCGCTTCTGCTTCGAGGGCTTCCTGCCCCGCAAGGCGGGCGAGCGGCTCGCCCGTCTGCGCGAGGCCGCCGAGGAGCGGCGCACCCTGGTGTACTTCGAGGCCCCGCACCGCCTGGCCGACGCGCTCGCCGCGATGGCCGAGGCCTTCGGCCCCGAGCGCAGGGCCGCCGTCTGCCGCGAGCTGACCAAGACGTACGAGGAGGTCCGCCGCGGCCCCCTCAAGGAGCTCGCCGCGTGGGCGGCCGAAGGGGTGCGCGGCGAGATCACCGTGGTCGTGACGGGCGCGCCCGAGCGGAGCGGCGACGAACTCGACGACGACGAGCTGGTGCGCAGGGTCCGGGTGCGCGAGGAGGCGGGGGAGCGGCGCAAGGAGGCGATCGCCGCCGTGGCCGCCGACGCGGGGCTGCAGAAGCGGCGCGTTTTCGACGCCGTGGTCGCGGCGAAGCACGCGCCGCAAGCGTGA